The Sinorhizobium fredii genome contains the following window.
CCTATTCCTTCCACAGCCAGGCGGCGCCGCGCACGCCGGAACTGTCGCCGTGCACCGCCTTGCGGATCGGCGTCTCGAAACTGTCGCCGAACAGGTAGTTGGTGATCAACCCAGGCACTTCGCCGTAGATCTCGTCGACATTCGACATGCCGCCGCCGAGCACGAAAACGTCCGGATCGACGATATTGGTCAGAAGCGCCAGGCTGCGGGCAAGCCGGTCGACGAAGCGTTGGTAGACGCCGATCGCCACCGGATCGCCGGACCGCTTCGCCTCAATGATGTCGCGGCCGCGGCGGTCGGTGCCGGTCGTCAGGCGATAATCGAGTTCGAGCCCGGTGCCGCAGGCATACATGTCGAGGCAGCCGAGCTTGCCGCACCAGCATTTGTGGCCGGGATATTCGTCCCTGGTCATCCAGGGCAGCGGATAATGGCCGATCTCCGCGGCGATGCCCTGATAGCCGGCATGCACCTTCTTGCCGATCGCCAGCCCGCCGCCATGGCCGGTGCCGACGATGATGCCGAAGACGACATGCGCCTCCTTGCCGGCCCCGTCGACCGCCTCGGAGACCGCCAGGCAATTGGCGTCGTTGGCAAGCCGCACCTTGCGTCCCAGCGCGGCCTCGAGGTCGCGCCCGAGCGGCTTGCCGTTGATGAGCACGGCGTTGGAGTTGCGGACGATCCCGGTCCGCGGATTGGGACTGCCGGGAATGCCGATGCCGATCGACCCGCGTTCGCCGGCCGTCTCTTCGGCGGCAGCGACGAGATCGACCACGGCACGGATGCACGCGTCATAGCCGCTGGTCGGGGTTGCGACGCGATGCCGGGCACGCGTCTCGCCATCGCGGCTAAGCGCGATGACTTCCATTTTGGTGCCGCCCCAATCGATTCCGATGAACATGCGCGGATCAGGTCCCAGGATGGATGTAGCTGCGGGAAAGGGCGGCATCTCCTCCAGCCGCCGCCGGCCCCTGCTTAGCATCCACCCCGTCGATGACGCTAGCCCCATGATTTCGCATCGGCGCATCGGCCTCCAC
Protein-coding sequences here:
- a CDS encoding ROK family protein, which translates into the protein MFIGIDWGGTKMEVIALSRDGETRARHRVATPTSGYDACIRAVVDLVAAAEETAGERGSIGIGIPGSPNPRTGIVRNSNAVLINGKPLGRDLEAALGRKVRLANDANCLAVSEAVDGAGKEAHVVFGIIVGTGHGGGLAIGKKVHAGYQGIAAEIGHYPLPWMTRDEYPGHKCWCGKLGCLDMYACGTGLELDYRLTTGTDRRGRDIIEAKRSGDPVAIGVYQRFVDRLARSLALLTNIVDPDVFVLGGGMSNVDEIYGEVPGLITNYLFGDSFETPIRKAVHGDSSGVRGAAWLWKE